The proteins below are encoded in one region of Mycobacterium shinjukuense:
- a CDS encoding GuaB3 family IMP dehydrogenase-related protein — MVEIGMGRTARRTYELSEISIVPSRRTRSSKDVSTAWQLDAYRFEIPVVAHPTDALVSPEFAVELGRLGGLAVLNGEGLIGRHADVQAKIAQLVEAADKEPEPSAAIRLLQELHAAPLNPDLLGDAVARVREAGVTTAVRVSPQNAQALTPVLLAAGIDLLVIQGTIVSAERVASDGEPLNLKTFIAELDIPVVAGGVLDHRTALHLMRTGAAGVIVGYGSTQGVTTTDEVLGISVPMATAIADAAAARREYLDETGGRYVHVLADGDIHTSGELAKAIACGADAVVLGTPLAEAAEALGQGWFWPAAAAHPSLPRGALLQIAVGERPPLERVLNGPSDDPFGTLNLVGGLRRSMAKAGYCDLKEFQKVGLTVGS; from the coding sequence AGCATCGTGCCGTCGCGGCGCACCCGCTCGTCGAAGGACGTGTCCACCGCCTGGCAGCTGGACGCGTACCGGTTCGAGATTCCGGTGGTGGCACACCCGACCGATGCCCTGGTGTCCCCGGAGTTCGCCGTCGAACTCGGCCGGTTGGGCGGGCTGGCCGTGCTCAACGGCGAGGGGTTGATCGGCCGGCACGCCGACGTGCAGGCCAAGATCGCCCAACTGGTCGAGGCCGCCGACAAGGAGCCCGAACCCTCGGCGGCGATCCGGCTGCTGCAGGAGCTGCACGCGGCGCCGCTGAACCCCGACCTGCTCGGTGACGCGGTGGCCCGTGTTCGCGAGGCCGGCGTGACCACCGCGGTGCGGGTCAGCCCGCAAAACGCCCAGGCGCTGACGCCGGTGCTGCTGGCGGCCGGCATCGACTTGCTGGTCATCCAGGGCACGATCGTCTCCGCCGAGCGGGTGGCCAGCGATGGTGAACCGCTCAATTTGAAGACCTTTATCGCCGAACTCGACATCCCGGTGGTGGCCGGCGGCGTGCTGGACCATCGCACGGCGCTGCACCTGATGCGCACCGGCGCCGCCGGGGTCATCGTCGGCTACGGCTCCACCCAGGGCGTGACCACCACCGACGAGGTGCTGGGCATCAGCGTGCCGATGGCCACCGCGATCGCCGACGCCGCCGCCGCGCGGCGCGAATACCTTGACGAGACCGGCGGTCGCTACGTGCACGTGCTGGCCGACGGCGATATCCACACCTCCGGCGAGCTGGCCAAGGCCATCGCCTGCGGCGCCGACGCGGTGGTGTTGGGCACGCCGTTGGCCGAGGCCGCCGAGGCGCTCGGCCAAGGGTGGTTCTGGCCGGCCGCCGCGGCGCACCCGTCGCTGCCGCGGGGAGCGTTGCTGCAGATCGCAGTCGGCGAGCGGCCGCCGCTGGAACGGGTGCTCAACGGGCCGTCCGACGACCCGTTCGGCACCCTGAACCTGGTGGGCGGTCTGCGCCGATCGATGGCCAAGGCCGGCTATTGCGATCTCAAGGAGTTCCAGAAGGTCGGCCTGACCGTCGGAAGCTAG